One Desulfomonile tiedjei genomic window carries:
- a CDS encoding branched-chain amino acid ABC transporter permease, whose translation MRVIRLCIIALFVAGLASVPFWGSEYMMALAMMFLIYVAFSQMWNLLAGYSGLMSLGQQSFIGLGGYTLAALSVNHDAPLWAGVLMGGAASLLFALVISVPLFRTRGVYFAVGTWIVAEALGICFSNWSYVRYGMGLFVQPAYKVPLYQIYYAALLVGLGSVLLVYSILRSKLGLGLMAMRDDEEAAQTAGVEVFRCKLYCFLIAALVTGLAAGVLYVHQIFIQPYKAFSIDWTVRLLIIVIIGGIGTIEGPIIGALIFVILQQLFSEWFNVGMLLLGVVCVAVMLVAPRGIAGAMIDRFRFEIFPLRRE comes from the coding sequence ATGCGTGTGATTCGGTTGTGCATCATCGCACTGTTTGTAGCGGGACTGGCTTCGGTCCCGTTCTGGGGGTCGGAATATATGATGGCCCTTGCGATGATGTTTCTCATATACGTCGCTTTCAGCCAGATGTGGAACCTTCTCGCGGGTTATTCCGGGTTGATGTCCCTGGGCCAGCAGAGCTTCATCGGCCTGGGAGGATACACGCTTGCCGCGTTGTCGGTCAATCATGATGCGCCACTCTGGGCAGGCGTCCTTATGGGTGGCGCGGCTTCGTTGCTGTTCGCTCTGGTCATATCTGTTCCATTGTTTCGGACAAGAGGCGTTTATTTCGCGGTGGGCACCTGGATAGTCGCGGAAGCGCTCGGAATCTGTTTCAGCAACTGGTCGTACGTGCGCTACGGGATGGGGCTGTTTGTACAGCCGGCTTACAAGGTACCGCTCTATCAGATCTATTATGCTGCTCTGTTGGTAGGCCTGGGATCGGTCCTTCTCGTTTATTCTATCCTGAGATCGAAGCTGGGGCTGGGCTTGATGGCAATGCGTGATGACGAGGAGGCCGCCCAAACCGCTGGCGTAGAAGTGTTCCGATGCAAGCTGTACTGCTTTTTGATCGCCGCGCTTGTTACGGGTCTTGCTGCCGGGGTGTTGTATGTGCACCAGATATTCATCCAGCCGTACAAGGCTTTCAGCATTGATTGGACTGTCAGGCTGTTGATAATAGTCATAATCGGAGGAATCGGCACCATTGAGGGGCCAATTATCGGCGCGCTGATCTTTGTGATTCTACAGCAGCTATTCTCGGAATGGTTCAACGTGGGAATGCTCCTTTTGGGTGTAGTGTGTGTGGCTGTTATGCTCGTTGCCCCGCGAGGCATAGCAGGGGCCATGATCGACCGGTTCCGATTTGAGATTTTTCCGCTCCGGAGAGAGTAG
- a CDS encoding histidine triad nucleotide-binding protein, protein MSDSYSECIFCDIIQGKKPSKQVYEDELVVAFWDANPAAALHILIVPREHIPTLNDIPPDNKILAHLGQVASRIAADFGVAEPGYRFVINVNPGGGQMVFHLHAHLVSRTWREPG, encoded by the coding sequence ATGAGCGATTCTTATTCGGAGTGCATTTTTTGCGACATAATTCAGGGCAAGAAGCCCTCGAAGCAAGTTTACGAGGACGAACTGGTTGTAGCATTCTGGGATGCAAATCCTGCCGCGGCGCTGCACATTCTCATTGTGCCCCGCGAGCACATACCTACGTTGAACGACATACCGCCGGACAATAAAATCCTTGCGCATTTGGGGCAGGTGGCAAGCCGCATCGCGGCAGATTTCGGGGTGGCTGAACCGGGCTACAGATTTGTCATTAATGTCAACCCGGGAGGCGGCCAGATGGTCTTTCACCTGCACGCGCATTTAGTGTCGAGGACTTGGCGGGAGCCGGGTTGA
- a CDS encoding histidine triad nucleotide-binding protein — MQDCIFCKIINGELPARKIYEDDTTVAFWDARPASPIHVLIVPRKHVPTLNDIPRGDPLVAHMSDVAKKLAVDLGVAQSGYRFFINVNRGGGQVIFHLHAHLVAGNDFGTLFIKMGIAIAMLWRKIVGLVRRDHNRYNSLEA, encoded by the coding sequence ATGCAAGATTGCATTTTCTGTAAGATAATTAACGGAGAGCTTCCTGCTCGGAAGATCTACGAGGATGACACAACGGTGGCTTTTTGGGATGCGCGTCCAGCGTCCCCGATTCACGTGTTGATCGTTCCTCGCAAGCATGTCCCCACGCTGAACGATATCCCCCGCGGGGACCCCCTTGTGGCCCACATGAGCGATGTGGCGAAGAAGCTTGCCGTGGACCTGGGTGTCGCACAATCAGGGTACCGTTTCTTCATCAATGTAAATCGTGGCGGCGGTCAGGTGATATTTCATTTGCACGCGCACCTTGTTGCGGGCAACGATTTCGGTACGCTATTCATTAAGATGGGCATAGCAATCGCAATGTTGTGGCGCAAAATCGTCGGGCTTGTTCGCCGCGATCACAACCGCTATAACTCCCTTGAGGCATGA
- a CDS encoding nucleotidyltransferase domain-containing protein, with translation MDTADHEEITANMVREIVKAVNPEKIVLFGSRARGDFHEGSDIDLLIVESEPFGEKRSRRKEMARLWKILAGFPISKDLLVYSRDEVEYWRDSLNNVVAKALREGKVLYERP, from the coding sequence ATGGACACCGCAGATCACGAAGAGATCACTGCAAATATGGTGCGGGAGATCGTCAAGGCGGTAAATCCCGAGAAGATAGTACTCTTCGGGTCCCGGGCCAGGGGGGATTTTCACGAAGGGTCGGACATTGACCTTCTAATAGTTGAATCAGAGCCCTTTGGAGAGAAGCGAAGCCGGCGGAAAGAAATGGCCCGACTCTGGAAAATCCTGGCCGGGTTTCCAATATCCAAAGATCTCCTGGTCTATAGCCGAGATGAAGTGGAGTACTGGCGCGATTCCTTGAATAACGTTGTGGCCAAGGCGTTGAGAGAGGGCAAGGTCCTCTATGAGCGACCCTAA
- a CDS encoding HEPN domain-containing protein encodes MSDPKQASLMLSMAQKDLKALKGMMDPNVFEEEIFGFHIQQAIEKALKAWLALLGVEYPLTHDLSVLLNALQDLGADVSGLWDLVEYNTFAVRFRYEFVGDWDQPLDRDSTVLRVEALVNQVEGHLQSLQITG; translated from the coding sequence ATGAGCGACCCTAAGCAAGCAAGCCTGATGCTCAGTATGGCACAAAAGGATCTCAAGGCCTTAAAGGGGATGATGGACCCAAACGTTTTCGAGGAGGAGATCTTCGGGTTCCATATTCAGCAGGCAATTGAGAAGGCGTTGAAAGCCTGGCTTGCACTCCTCGGTGTAGAGTACCCATTAACCCATGACTTGAGCGTCCTGCTGAACGCTCTGCAGGATCTTGGAGCCGATGTGTCGGGTCTGTGGGACCTGGTCGAGTACAACACTTTTGCCGTACGGTTCCGTTATGAATTTGTGGGAGACTGGGATCAGCCTCTGGACAGAGACTCCACGGTTCTGAGAGTGGAAGCCCTTGTGAACCAGGTGGAAGGCCACCTCCAGAGCCTACAAATTACCGGTTAG